Proteins from a genomic interval of Desulfovibrio piger:
- a CDS encoding XRE family transcriptional regulator produces MADYILKLFDRELIRFSAKDTGDIPEISITHIDQDSLSLIPLGMEVTDKGLARWLKHRKIPRNRAYIHSFLAKTGLSANSTMGIIDVSKGLSLNDSYWVVREGDSKTFDQCNLYDNKFSELLANIAFTGYGSSVRTSVVSSPEFTTNGMLPKCWRRQSGKIYLYKGGTVGASNTGNEPYSEYYAWQIAQILGVNAIEYNIAKWKSRLCSKCEIFTSKDISFVPVGNIVKQGGMQAVIDYYGTLDSKYRDMLEDMFVFDAVIANTDRHFGNFGFLVDAATNTLKAPAPLFDHGNSLFNFASPIEIESKDVFINFADVQAPVCYSNFFSVAKSCMKSRHREGLRHLLNFKLKKHPRYNLSSKRLKYIEIAVQKRASLLLEGETHSESELSFW; encoded by the coding sequence ATGGCTGATTACATCTTGAAGCTCTTCGACAGGGAGCTGATTCGATTTTCCGCTAAGGATACCGGTGATATTCCTGAGATCTCCATAACGCACATAGATCAGGATTCGCTGTCACTCATACCGCTTGGAATGGAGGTGACGGATAAGGGCCTTGCTCGTTGGCTGAAGCACAGAAAGATTCCCAGGAACAGAGCGTACATCCATTCGTTTCTGGCAAAGACTGGTCTATCTGCGAATAGCACAATGGGCATCATAGATGTCAGCAAGGGGCTTTCTCTCAACGACAGCTACTGGGTTGTACGGGAAGGGGATTCCAAAACCTTTGACCAGTGCAATCTTTATGACAATAAATTCAGCGAGTTGTTAGCTAATATTGCTTTTACCGGCTATGGCAGCTCTGTTCGTACATCTGTAGTATCGAGTCCTGAATTTACAACGAACGGTATGCTTCCCAAGTGCTGGCGCAGGCAATCTGGTAAAATATACCTTTATAAAGGTGGTACTGTAGGGGCATCAAATACAGGAAATGAGCCCTATTCAGAATACTATGCATGGCAGATTGCCCAGATACTCGGTGTGAATGCAATCGAGTATAATATCGCCAAATGGAAATCGAGACTTTGCTCAAAGTGTGAAATTTTCACCAGCAAGGATATTTCATTTGTTCCTGTGGGCAATATTGTGAAGCAAGGAGGAATGCAGGCAGTCATCGATTACTATGGAACGCTTGATTCTAAGTATAGGGACATGCTGGAGGATATGTTCGTCTTTGATGCTGTCATTGCCAATACTGATCGCCACTTTGGAAACTTTGGTTTTCTTGTGGATGCTGCAACGAATACTCTCAAAGCTCCTGCACCACTGTTTGATCACGGGAACTCACTATTTAATTTTGCCTCTCCCATAGAAATAGAGAGTAAGGATGTTTTTATTAATTTTGCTGATGTCCAAGCACCAGTGTGTTACAGCAACTTTTTCTCTGTAGCTAAGTCTTGTATGAAGTCAAGACATCGTGAAGGATTACGGCATCTCCTAAACTTTAAGCTGAAGAAACATCCTCGTTATAACCTTTCTTCAAAGCGTTTGAAGTATATTGAAATTGCCGTACAGAAGAGAGCATCACTTCTACTTGAAGGGGAGACTCATAGCGAGAGTGAACTGAGCTTCTGGTAG
- the tnpA gene encoding IS200/IS605 family transposase, whose amino-acid sequence MSNYRKGSHSVFSIHLHLVWITKYRKKILSGDIAQRARSLIRGICEKQVEILKGHIAPDHIHLFVSISPSLAVSKLMQQLKGRTAHAMINEFPLLRRQYWGRHMWARGYFCCSSGNVTDEVIKQYITQQEDADETFRIEGE is encoded by the coding sequence ATGAGCAATTATCGTAAAGGCTCCCACAGTGTTTTTTCAATTCACCTGCACCTGGTCTGGATAACCAAGTACAGGAAAAAGATTTTGTCAGGCGACATCGCCCAGAGAGCCAGGTCGCTGATACGCGGCATCTGTGAAAAGCAGGTGGAAATTCTCAAAGGACATATAGCACCCGACCATATCCATCTTTTCGTTTCGATTTCACCAAGCCTTGCTGTGAGCAAGTTGATGCAACAACTGAAAGGCCGAACCGCGCATGCCATGATAAATGAATTTCCATTGTTGCGCCGCCAGTACTGGGGACGTCATATGTGGGCGCGTGGCTATTTCTGTTGCAGCAGTGGCAATGTGACCGATGAGGTCATTAAGCAATACATCACGCAACAGGAAGATGCAGATGAAACCTTCCGAATTGAGGGGGAATGA
- a CDS encoding IS1 family transposase (programmed frameshift), with protein MQYCPKCASERIVKNGRHLERQRFRCKDCGFQFTRDTPRGRPATEKAMAILLYTLGLSFNAIARIYGVATSTVMRWVRDFAEKTYEKPSPGEAVIIELDEMWHYLHFKKNKLWLWKAYCRDTGQLIDWECGNRDQSTLARLMARLRRWSVWFFCTDNWKVYPREIPEDDLIQGKRGTVRIERNNARQRHWFARFKRKSQVVSRSLRMVDLTISLFARFHVNGQREDILSFF; from the exons ATGCAATACTGTCCAAAATGTGCGTCAGAGCGGATTGTGAAGAATGGAAGACACTTGGAGCGTCAGAGATTTCGCTGCAAAGACTGCGGTTTTCAATTTACCCGTGACACTCCCAGAGGACGACCGGCAACGGAAAAGGCAATGGCCATCCTGCTTTATACTTTGGGCCTTTCGTTTAATGCCATAGCACGTATTTATGGAGTTGCAACATCGACCGTCATGCGTTGGGTCCGGGATTTCGCTGAAAAAACTTATGAAAAGCCTTCTCCTGGGGAAGCTGTCATCATAGAACTTGATGAGATGTGGCACTATTTGCATT TCAAAAAAAACAAACTATGGCTCTGGAAAGCTTATTGTCGCGATACCGGTCAACTCATTGACTGGGAATGTGGCAATCGTGACCAAAGCACTCTTGCAAGATTGATGGCAAGGCTTCGCCGTTGGTCTGTCTGGTTCTTCTGTACCGACAACTGGAAAGTATATCCACGGGAAATACCCGAGGACGACCTCATTCAAGGAAAACGGGGAACCGTGCGAATTGAACGAAATAATGCCCGCCAAAGACACTGGTTTGCCCGTTTCAAACGTAAATCCCAGGTGGTTTCAAGGTCCTTGCGAATGGTTGATCTCACAATATCTCTCTTTGCCAGATTTCATGTGAACGGGCAAAGAGAAGATATTTTATCATTCTTTTAG
- a CDS encoding DinB/UmuC family translesion DNA polymerase, whose product MALYIEYSTRVYSVYLKYFSPDDIHVYSIDEVFIDATSYLKNYRTSVHELTKSVILDVLRSTGITATAGIGTNLYLAKVAMDIMAKKVAADEDGVRIACLDEMSYRQQLWHHTPLRDFWRVGRGYVQKLEKYGIKTMGDIARYSIHSEDLLFRLFGVNAELLIDHAWGYEPCTMADIKAYQPSSRSIGSGQVLHSPYEVEKARLVVKEMVDSLALDLVGKRLVTDQLVLTVGYDIESLSPERGYTGLVITDSYGRQLPQHAHGTVNLGQFTSSSRRMTHAVLELFDRIVDRNLLVRRINLVAAHVLHENQTGKDKKPRQLDLFTDYAAEQKREEQEQGQLQKERKRQEAILKIRERYGKNALLKGMNLEEGATTRERNQQIGGHKA is encoded by the coding sequence ATGGCTCTCTATATCGAGTACAGTACCAGAGTTTACAGCGTATACCTGAAGTATTTCTCTCCTGATGATATCCACGTTTATTCCATCGATGAGGTCTTTATCGATGCTACTTCCTATTTAAAAAATTATCGTACATCCGTACATGAACTCACTAAGAGCGTCATTCTTGATGTGCTACGCAGCACTGGTATCACAGCTACAGCAGGTATAGGCACAAATCTCTATCTGGCAAAAGTGGCTATGGATATCATGGCCAAAAAAGTAGCAGCAGATGAGGATGGTGTGCGTATAGCCTGTCTGGATGAGATGTCGTATCGCCAGCAGTTGTGGCATCACACCCCCTTGAGGGATTTCTGGAGAGTTGGCAGAGGATATGTCCAGAAGCTGGAAAAGTACGGCATCAAAACGATGGGAGATATTGCACGCTATTCCATCCATAGCGAGGATTTACTCTTTCGCCTGTTTGGGGTGAATGCAGAGCTGCTGATAGATCATGCCTGGGGTTATGAACCGTGTACGATGGCAGATATCAAGGCATACCAGCCATCTTCCAGGAGCATAGGTTCAGGACAAGTGCTACACTCTCCCTATGAGGTGGAAAAAGCTCGTCTGGTGGTCAAGGAGATGGTAGACTCGCTTGCTCTGGATCTGGTGGGCAAGCGTTTGGTGACGGATCAGCTGGTACTGACGGTGGGGTATGATATCGAGAGTCTGTCTCCTGAGCGTGGTTATACCGGTCTGGTGATTACGGACAGCTATGGACGTCAGCTTCCTCAGCATGCACATGGTACGGTCAATCTAGGCCAGTTCACATCTTCCAGCAGACGGATGACACATGCTGTGCTGGAGCTTTTTGATCGCATTGTGGATCGAAACTTGCTGGTCAGGCGTATCAACTTGGTAGCAGCCCATGTCTTGCATGAAAACCAGACAGGCAAAGACAAAAAGCCCAGACAGCTCGATTTGTTCACCGATTATGCTGCGGAGCAGAAGCGGGAAGAGCAGGAACAGGGACAGCTCCAGAAAGAACGCAAGAGACAGGAGGCCATCCTGAAAATCCGTGAACGCTATGGCAAAAATGCTCTGCTGAAGGGCATGAACCTGGAAGAGGGAGCAACGACCAGGGAACGCAACCAGCAGATAGGAGGGCACAAGGCATGA
- a CDS encoding MucR family transcriptional regulator yields MALEDKDIFNAIFNKYSDQPIEFIMEQYEKAKILNMAIERRINAQAEQPVKVEEAAPAALPPVDEPLPVEEEKKPAPAPKKIFTKADLVFNPAEAITDNTITCCLCGKAACSLTSRHLANHGINVEEYKYLCGYPSEQKLMSRNFEAKMRRNVQRAQQARKEKRRAENA; encoded by the coding sequence ATGGCTCTGGAAGACAAAGATATTTTTAATGCCATTTTCAACAAATACAGCGACCAGCCCATCGAATTCATCATGGAGCAGTACGAAAAGGCAAAGATCCTTAATATGGCCATCGAGCGCCGGATTAACGCGCAGGCCGAGCAGCCTGTGAAGGTCGAAGAGGCCGCGCCTGCCGCTCTGCCCCCCGTGGACGAGCCCCTTCCCGTCGAAGAGGAAAAGAAGCCCGCCCCGGCCCCCAAAAAGATCTTCACCAAGGCCGATCTGGTCTTCAATCCCGCGGAAGCCATCACCGACAACACCATCACCTGCTGCCTGTGCGGCAAGGCGGCCTGCTCCCTGACGTCCCGCCATCTGGCCAATCACGGCATCAATGTGGAAGAGTACAAATACCTCTGCGGCTATCCTTCCGAGCAGAAGCTGATGTCCCGGAATTTCGAAGCCAAGATGCGCCGCAATGTCCAGAGGGCCCAGCAGGCGCGCAAGGAAAAGCGCCGGGCCGAAAACGCCTAA
- a CDS encoding YagK/YfjJ domain-containing protein, with the protein MKNKNVQYLDNIKNSVNELLDFYTDNHRKTLSIRFDVRYPQNYTGDTSSKNISDCMAHMVKKYKRRKCDPYYIWVREQNKSNHPHYHCLFLLDGTRVKTYNHVFKSVETIWNSTLDIDRDSKGLIDYCTNKSNMDYNGKMITRTSDVEKFDSRLGEVKQQALYLAKAYTKGSIHDGQRNFGMSRLPKNKNIDSHNSDNN; encoded by the coding sequence ATGAAAAACAAAAACGTACAGTATCTGGATAATATCAAAAATAGTGTCAATGAGTTGTTAGACTTCTATACAGACAATCATCGTAAAACATTATCCATCAGGTTTGATGTTAGATATCCTCAAAATTATACTGGAGATACCTCATCAAAAAATATATCTGATTGCATGGCACATATGGTTAAAAAGTATAAACGTCGTAAATGTGATCCGTATTATATTTGGGTACGTGAACAAAACAAAAGTAATCATCCTCACTATCATTGCTTGTTCTTGTTAGATGGAACTAGAGTTAAGACTTATAACCATGTCTTTAAAAGTGTTGAGACAATTTGGAATTCTACTCTAGATATAGATAGAGATTCAAAAGGATTGATAGACTACTGCACGAATAAATCCAATATGGATTATAATGGCAAAATGATTACCAGGACATCTGATGTTGAAAAGTTTGATTCAAGATTAGGTGAAGTGAAACAGCAGGCTTTATATTTAGCAAAAGCATATACCAAAGGTTCTATTCATGATGGACAGAGAAACTTTGGTATGTCACGTTTACCTAAAAATAAAAACATAGATTCTCATAATTCTGATAATAATTAA
- a CDS encoding class I SAM-dependent methyltransferase has translation MMEQTTGIPGDAVKARPGLDGRIRRYWTRRSDAFGQVRREELQSDKSSLWRAEILPWLPRREDGTALRILDLGTGAGFFAILLAQAGCEVTGVDLSEGMLAQAVALADEAGCTVDWRCMSATELDFGDASFDGVLARNLTWTLTDPEAAYAEWLRVLRPGGVLLNFDADYGAVDFTRLADEKGQHAHADVDSALLQEGEDIRRALPLSRRERPQWDMEALARAGFVRCSCDTGLSGRIFVRRDATYNPVPMFALRAYRP, from the coding sequence ATGATGGAGCAGACTACCGGCATCCCCGGGGATGCTGTTAAGGCCCGGCCCGGGCTCGACGGGCGCATCCGGCGTTACTGGACCCGGCGTTCCGACGCTTTCGGGCAGGTACGCCGTGAGGAATTGCAGAGTGACAAGTCCTCCCTGTGGCGGGCGGAGATCCTGCCCTGGCTGCCGCGCAGGGAAGACGGGACCGCCCTGCGCATACTGGATCTGGGCACGGGCGCGGGATTTTTTGCCATCCTGCTGGCACAGGCGGGCTGCGAGGTCACGGGCGTCGATCTGAGCGAGGGGATGCTCGCCCAGGCCGTCGCACTGGCCGATGAGGCAGGCTGCACGGTGGACTGGCGCTGCATGAGTGCCACGGAGCTGGACTTTGGGGATGCGTCCTTTGACGGCGTCCTGGCCCGCAACCTGACCTGGACGCTGACGGATCCCGAGGCGGCCTATGCGGAGTGGTTGCGGGTGCTGCGGCCCGGCGGCGTACTGCTCAATTTTGATGCCGATTACGGGGCGGTGGACTTTACCCGGCTTGCCGATGAAAAGGGGCAACATGCCCATGCCGATGTGGATAGTGCCCTCCTGCAGGAAGGGGAGGACATCCGCCGGGCCCTGCCCCTGAGCCGCCGGGAACGACCGCAGTGGGACATGGAGGCCCTGGCACGGGCGGGCTTTGTCCGTTGCAGCTGTGATACCGGGCTCAGCGGGCGGATCTTCGTCCGGCGGGACGCCACCTACAATCCGGTGCCCATGTTTGCCCTGCGTGCGTATCGTCCCTGA